Below is a genomic region from Leucobacter exalbidus.
TGTAACGCGACGTATCGATCACCACATCACTCGAAGCGCGCAGCTCTTGTAGCCGCTCGCGTTCGAGTCTGATGCCCTCGAGCAGGCTCCCCGATTCACCCTGTAGGGGGTGGGGCCTGCGCACCGCTTCGTAGCGGCGCACCAGAATCTCGTCGGTGGCATCAAGGAAGACGACGCGCACGGTGGCGGTTTCACGCAGCTGGGCGACGGTGTGCTGAATGTCAGCGAACAGGTCGCGACCGCGCACATCCACCACGGCCACAATGCGTGGCAGGGCCCCGCCTGAGCGGTCGGCCATATCGGCGAGCGTCTTCAACATTGCAAGCGGCAGGTTGTCTACGACGTACCAGCCGAGGTCTTCAAGCGTGTTTGCGACGGTACTGCGACCGGCACCAGACATGCCGGTGACGATAAGAATCTCCTGTTTTGAGACTGGCTCGTTCACTCAGCACCTCCCTCGTTTGTTTGCAATGCTTCATCAATCTTAGCGTCAGCCGCGCCCCCGTGTGAGCCGTTCACGTTCAGGTGACTAAGAACTACATCTGCAAGTGACTCGCCGAGACCCGGCACGGAGGCCAATTCATCGCGCGAAGCAGCCCGCAAACGCGTCACCGATCCGAAATGTTTCAGCAGCGCAGTGACGCGCTTCGGCCCGAGACCTGGAATTTCGGCGAGCTGACTGGAAATTGACGAGCTGCGACGTTGACGCTGGAAGGTGATGGCGAAGCGGTGGGCTTCATCGCGCACGCGCTGCACCAAAAACAGCGCTTCGCTGGTGCGCGGCAGGATCACGGGGAAGGGATCTTCGGGAATCCAGACCTCCTCGAGACGTTTGGCGATGCCGCAGAGGGTGATGTCATGAATATCGGCCTCGGCCAGGGCGCGGGCCGCCGCTTTCACCTGCGGTTCGCCGCCGTCGACGATGAGCAGCTGGGGGCGATCGCGGTAGATGCCGCTGGGGGCCGCCCCCGCCGCTTTCGCAGCGTTCAGTTGCGCCGCACGCCGCGACACCACCTGATAGATCGAGTCGGTATCGTCGGTGGTCTGCTCAATGCGGTACTTGCGGTAGGCGCCCTTCGCGGGCAGCCCATCTTCAAACACGACGAGTGACGCCACGACGCCGGTGCCCTGCAGGTGCGAAACGTCAATGCACTCGATGCGCAGGGGCGGTTCGCTCATATCGAGGGACTGCTGCAGCTCGGCGAGGGCGTCGGTGCGCGCGGTGATATCGGCCGAACGCTTGAGTTTGTAGCGCATCAGGTGTTCGCCGGCGTTGAGCACCGCGCGTTCAAACAGCTGGGCTTTGTCGCCGCGCTCGGGCACGTGCACGCTCACCTTGCCGCCGCGGGGTCGCTTCAGGCTGAGCGCGGCTTCAAGCTCGGGCTGATTCGCGGGCGCCTGGGGCACCAAAATCTGCGCGGGCGGCACCCGGTCGCCGTCGTACGCCGACTGGATCACCTGCTCAAGCAGCGTGGCTGGGGAATCATCGAGCTCAACATCGACGATCCAACTGCGTTCGCCCCGGATCCGGCCCCCGCGCACAATAAATTGATGCGCGGCCGCCGCCAATTCATCGGAGCGCAGCCCAAAGACATCGACGTTCACGTCGTGCCCGAACACGATTGAGTTTTTCTCGAGCACGTGTTCGACGGCGCTCGCCTGATCGCGCAGGCGAGCCGCTTCTTCGTAGCGCTGAGTCGCCGCCGCCTCACGCATGCCTTGTTGCAGGGCGCGCAGGTGACTCGTGTCGCCGCCGCTTAAGAACGCGACGAGTTCTTCGACGCGTGCCCGGTGCTCCTCGAGCGTCACCTGGCGCGAACAGGGGCCCGCGCAGCGACCAATCTGGCCCGCGAGGCAGGGTTTGCCCGAGCGCATGGCGCGCTTGTAATCGGCGTCGTTGCAGGTGCGAATGGGAAAGGCCTGCTGCAGCAGCGCGGTCGTTTCTTTCAACGCCCACACTTTGGGGTACGGGCCAAAATACTTGGCGCCGCGAATCTTCTCGTTGCGCGTGATGGTGAGGCGCGGGGCCTCCTCGCGCAGGGTGACGGCCAGGTACGGGTAGGTTTTGTCGTCTTTGAACTGGACGTTGAAGGGCGGCTTGAACTCGGTGATCCAGGTGTGCTCGAGCACGAGCGACTCGGTGTCGGTCGCGACCACCGTCCAGTCGACGCGCGCCGCGAGCGCGAGCATGCGCCGGGTGCGCGGCATCAGGGCGTGCAACGGCTGGAAATAGTTCGAGAGCCGTGAGCGCAGGTTCTTCGCCTTGCCGATGTACAGCACGCGCCCGTGACGGTCGCTGAAACGGTACACCCCGGGGCTGGTGGGGATCTCGCCCTGGGCAGGGCGAAACTCGTGGCGCCGGTCGGTCTCGCCGAACGGCCCCACGCCATCACCCAGGCCTTCGCCCGCGTCCTCGCCCATCCCCGAGCTCACTCCCGTATCGGAAGTTAGGCCCGAGTTCACGCTGAGGCTTTCGCCCGCCCGTGCAGCACCTCAGCGAGGAAGTGGCCGGTGTGGCTGTCGGGATGCTTGGCGAGCTGCTCGGGGGTGCCCTCGGCGATGATCATGCCGCCGCCCGAGCCACCCTCGGGGCCCAGGTCGATGACCCAGTCGGCGCTGCGAATCACGTCGAGGTTGTGCTCGATGGTGATCACGGTGTTGCCCTTGTCGACCAGGCCGTTGAGCACGAGCAGCAGCTTGCGCACGTCTTCGAAGTGAAGCCCCGTCGTGGGCTCATCGAGCACATAGATGCTGCGGCCATTGGAGCGCTTCTGCAGCTCGGTCGCAAGCTTCACGCGCTGTGCCTCGCCACCCGAAAGTGTCGTGGCGCTCTGGCCGAGGCGCACGTACCCCAGGCCCACGTCCACGAGGGTCTTCATGAAGCGGTGAATCGAGGAGATCGGTTCGAAGAACTTCTCGGCTTCGGCGATGGGCATATCGAGCACCTCAGAAATGTTCTTGCCCTTGTACTTCACCTGCAGGGTCTCGCGGTTGTAGCGCTTGCCACCGCAGGCCTCACACGCGACGTACACGTCGGGGAGGAAGTTCATCTCGATCTTCAGGGTGCCGTCACCCGAGCAGGCCTCACAGCGGCCGCCCTTCACGTTGAAGCTAAAGCGACCGGGCAGGTAGCCGCGCGTCTTCGATTCAACAGTCTCGGCGAAGAGGTTGCGAATCTTGTCAAAGACGCCCGTGTAGGTGGCGGGGTTGGAGCGCGGGGTGCGACCGATGGGTGCCTGGTCGACGTGCACGACCTTGTCGAGGTGCTCGAGGCCCGTGATGCGGGTGTGCTTGCCCGCGACGAGGCGAGCACCATTGAGCTGGTTGGCGAGCACGCGGTACAGAATGTCGTTGACGAGGGTGGATTTACCCGAGCCTGAGACGCCGGTGACCGCGGTCATGACGCCAAGGGGGAAGACCGCGTCGACGCCCTTCAGGTTGTTCGATCGGGCGCCGACGACCTTCAGCTCGCGCTGCTTGTCACGCTTGCGGCGCTTCTTGGGGGTCTCGATCTCGCGGCGCCCGGCGAGGTAATCGCCGGTGATGGAGCGGGTGTTGCTCAGCAGTTCGGCGTATTTGCCGGAGTGCACGACGGTGCCACCCTCGACGCCGGCCCCGGGACCGATGTCGACGATCCAGTCGGCGGCCTCGATGGTTTCTTCGTCGTGTTCGACGACGATCAGGGTGTTGCCGAGGTCGCGCAGCTTGATTAGCGTCTCGATGAGGCGGCGGTTGTCGCGCTGGTGCAGGCCGATCGACGGCTCATCGAGCACGTAGAGCACGCCGGTGAGCCCTGATCCGATCTGGGTTGCGAGTCTGATGCGCTGGGCTTCGCCGCCCGACAGGGTGCCGGCGGCACGCGCCAGTGTAAGGTAGCCCAGGCCGACCTCGATGAGGAAGTTGAAGCGCAGCCGAATCTCGCGCAGCACCTGGGCGGCGATCTTGGCTTCACGCTCGGTGAGGGTGACCTCGTCGAAGAAACGCTTGGCGTTCTCGAGGCTAAACTCCCCCACGTTTGCAATGGATTCACTGTTGATCGTCACGGCGAGCACTTCGGGTTTGAGGCGCTGACCGTTACAGGCGTGGCAGGGCACCTCACGCAAGAATTCGCTCCACCGGTCACGCTTGGTGTCGCTTTCGGCTTCGGCGTACTGGCGTTCGATGAACGGAATCACGCCTTCGAACCCCGAGCTGTACTTCACCTCGCGGCCGAAACGGTTCTTCCACCGCACGTTCACCTTGAAGTTGTTGCCGTAGAGCACGGCCTGCTGCACTTCTTCGGGCAGGCTCCCCCACTGGTCATCGAGTGAGAACTCGAGATCTTCAGAGAGACCCCGCAGCAACTTGTCGTAGTACTGGTAGAGGCTCTTGCCCTGGCTGGTCCAGGGGATGATGACGCCTTCGGTGATCGACAGCTCGGGGTCACCCAGCACGAGGTCTTCGTCCACCGACATGCTGGTGCCGAGGCCTGAGCAGGTGCCACAGGCGCCAAAGGGGGCGTTGAAGGAGAAGGTGCGCGGCTCGATTTCGGTGAGCTGCACGGGGTGCTGGTTGGGGCACGAGAGGTGCTCGGAGAACTGCTGGGTGCGCTCGGGATCTTTCGCGTCGAGGTCGACGTAATCGATGGTGACGATGCCGCCCGCAAGCTTCAGGGAGGTTTCGAGGGAGTCGGTGAGGCGACCGAGGGCATCGGGGCCGGCGACGAGGCGGTCGACGACGACCGAGATCTCGTGCTTTACCTGCTTCTTCAGCTTGGGCGGATCGGAGAGCTGAATGAGGTCACCGTCGACGATGGCGCGAGAATAACCGGTGGCGGCGAGCTCTTGGAAGAGATCAACGAACTCACCCTTTTTCTTGACCACCACGGGGGCGAGTACCTGGAAACGGGTGCGCTCGGGCAGCTGCATGAGGCGATCGGCGATCTGCTGCACGGTCTGGGCGGCGATCTTCTCACCGCACTGGGCACAGTGGGGTACGCCGATGCGGGCCCACAGCAGGCGCATGTAGTCGTAGATTTCGGTGATGGTGCCGACCGTTGACCGCGGGTTGCGGTTCGTGGACTTCTGGTCGATGGACACGGCGGGGCTGAGGCCCTCGATGAAGTCGACGTCGGGGCGATCTACCTGGCCGAGGAACTGGCGGGCGTAGGCGCTCAGGGACTCGACATAGCGGCGCTGCCCCTCGGCGAAAATGGTGTCGAAGGCGAGGCTTGATTTCCCACTGCCCGACAACCCGGTGAACACCACCATCGAGTCACGAGGAATCTTGAGGTCCACGTTTTGCAGGTTGTGGACGCGGGCCCCCTGAACGCTGATCTGCGCGTGCGCGGCAGAGGAACGGATAGGGGCTGGGGTGGCTGAAGTGCTTCGCGAGGTCACAAATCCATCTTAGGCCTGCGCAACCTGAGTGGTCGAACATATCTACGAATATTTCAAGGGAGCTGTCAGCAACGGGAAGAACTCAAAGAAATGGGCGTGGGCTTTGGGCACCGCGATAAAAGTGGGCAACGGCCGTTCTCGAGCAGGCGGACGCATACCTACACCTACACCTACACCTACACCTACACCTACACCTACACCTACATGCCTACGCCCATACCAACTACCTGCGCCGGATCAGCATCCACCGTCCCCTGCGGGCTGACCGCCATGCTTTGCATGCAAGCTGCTCTGGCTACACACCCAGGACCACCGTTGGCCATCGTGCTGGGCAGATCTAGGCAGAGTTCTCTGGCCGAAGCGAATTTAGGGTCTTGCCTCGCCCGATCGCGGCTCACGTCCACTGGTCTCATCGCTTATTCGGGAGTGACCGGTTCTCGTTTTGTCGGCCGCGGTCGCTGCGGCTGCAGCGTGGGTTCGCGCCCTGGTGTTTCCACCGAGGGGGCGTAAGCCGCGCCATGTCTCGGGTGGCACCATTTGGGGTGGCCGGCTGCGGCCCGGCCTGAATCTTACCGAGGGTTGCGCGGTGCCGCTCCACGCATAAGCCCTCGCGGCCCTGATGGGGAGTTCGATCGCATCTTCGGGC
It encodes:
- the uvrA gene encoding excinuclease ABC subunit UvrA, with protein sequence MRSSAAHAQISVQGARVHNLQNVDLKIPRDSMVVFTGLSGSGKSSLAFDTIFAEGQRRYVESLSAYARQFLGQVDRPDVDFIEGLSPAVSIDQKSTNRNPRSTVGTITEIYDYMRLLWARIGVPHCAQCGEKIAAQTVQQIADRLMQLPERTRFQVLAPVVVKKKGEFVDLFQELAATGYSRAIVDGDLIQLSDPPKLKKQVKHEISVVVDRLVAGPDALGRLTDSLETSLKLAGGIVTIDYVDLDAKDPERTQQFSEHLSCPNQHPVQLTEIEPRTFSFNAPFGACGTCSGLGTSMSVDEDLVLGDPELSITEGVIIPWTSQGKSLYQYYDKLLRGLSEDLEFSLDDQWGSLPEEVQQAVLYGNNFKVNVRWKNRFGREVKYSSGFEGVIPFIERQYAEAESDTKRDRWSEFLREVPCHACNGQRLKPEVLAVTINSESIANVGEFSLENAKRFFDEVTLTEREAKIAAQVLREIRLRFNFLIEVGLGYLTLARAAGTLSGGEAQRIRLATQIGSGLTGVLYVLDEPSIGLHQRDNRRLIETLIKLRDLGNTLIVVEHDEETIEAADWIVDIGPGAGVEGGTVVHSGKYAELLSNTRSITGDYLAGRREIETPKKRRKRDKQRELKVVGARSNNLKGVDAVFPLGVMTAVTGVSGSGKSTLVNDILYRVLANQLNGARLVAGKHTRITGLEHLDKVVHVDQAPIGRTPRSNPATYTGVFDKIRNLFAETVESKTRGYLPGRFSFNVKGGRCEACSGDGTLKIEMNFLPDVYVACEACGGKRYNRETLQVKYKGKNISEVLDMPIAEAEKFFEPISSIHRFMKTLVDVGLGYVRLGQSATTLSGGEAQRVKLATELQKRSNGRSIYVLDEPTTGLHFEDVRKLLLVLNGLVDKGNTVITIEHNLDVIRSADWVIDLGPEGGSGGGMIIAEGTPEQLAKHPDSHTGHFLAEVLHGRAKASA
- the rapZ gene encoding RNase adapter RapZ, whose amino-acid sequence is MNEPVSKQEILIVTGMSGAGRSTVANTLEDLGWYVVDNLPLAMLKTLADMADRSGGALPRIVAVVDVRGRDLFADIQHTVAQLRETATVRVVFLDATDEILVRRYEAVRRPHPLQGESGSLLEGIRLERERLQELRASSDVVIDTSRYNVHDLSTATRELFSDENTPGLQLSVVSFGFKYGAPTDVDLMVDMRFLPNPFWEPDLRALTGVDAEVKDYVLSRDGAAEFLDHYVAALTPVLAGFQRENKRHASLAVGCTGGKHRSVATARELADRLAGLPGVSVSLRHRDLGRE
- the uvrC gene encoding excinuclease ABC subunit UvrC; the encoded protein is MGEDAGEGLGDGVGPFGETDRRHEFRPAQGEIPTSPGVYRFSDRHGRVLYIGKAKNLRSRLSNYFQPLHALMPRTRRMLALAARVDWTVVATDTESLVLEHTWITEFKPPFNVQFKDDKTYPYLAVTLREEAPRLTITRNEKIRGAKYFGPYPKVWALKETTALLQQAFPIRTCNDADYKRAMRSGKPCLAGQIGRCAGPCSRQVTLEEHRARVEELVAFLSGGDTSHLRALQQGMREAAATQRYEEAARLRDQASAVEHVLEKNSIVFGHDVNVDVFGLRSDELAAAAHQFIVRGGRIRGERSWIVDVELDDSPATLLEQVIQSAYDGDRVPPAQILVPQAPANQPELEAALSLKRPRGGKVSVHVPERGDKAQLFERAVLNAGEHLMRYKLKRSADITARTDALAELQQSLDMSEPPLRIECIDVSHLQGTGVVASLVVFEDGLPAKGAYRKYRIEQTTDDTDSIYQVVSRRAAQLNAAKAAGAAPSGIYRDRPQLLIVDGGEPQVKAAARALAEADIHDITLCGIAKRLEEVWIPEDPFPVILPRTSEALFLVQRVRDEAHRFAITFQRQRRSSSISSQLAEIPGLGPKRVTALLKHFGSVTRLRAASRDELASVPGLGESLADVVLSHLNVNGSHGGAADAKIDEALQTNEGGAE